In one Lolium rigidum isolate FL_2022 chromosome 3, APGP_CSIRO_Lrig_0.1, whole genome shotgun sequence genomic region, the following are encoded:
- the LOC124696606 gene encoding uncharacterized protein LOC124696606, whose product MSSRKRFSLPVVLAFLLALIFLAGTGFTVHHKDHSNLTSGSRTGKVSEDPGAVSRKLLRIVHGAKQAKKEPSGGKALPRGIVHGTSNLEMVSMVGDPENQHGGSSSSKSLLAIPVGIKNKAAVDKLVSKFPADRFTLMVFHYDGAGEDQWDDLEWSRRAVHVSARGQTKWWFAKRFLHPDIVAEYDYVFLWDEDVEVDAFDPVRYLDIVKREGLEVSQPALDRQSEIHHGITARATTNGGGDVHRRFYKAASALGGGGCDDSSTGPPCTGWVEMMVPVFSRAAWRCSWGMVQNDLVHAWGLDYKLGYCAQGDRTLKVGVVDSEYVLHRGVPMLGGTEGKGAAFRAAVRRRSHAEMQIFDRRWKEAAANDASWTDPYQ is encoded by the coding sequence ATGTCGTCGCGGAAGCGCTTCTCGCTGCCGGTGGTGCTCGCCTTCCTCCTCGCGCTAATCTTCCTCGCCGGCACAGGCTTCACGGTTCATCACAAGGATCATAGTAACCTGACATCAGGCTCACGAACGGgcaaagtttctgaagatcccggAGCAGTCTCGCGTAAACTGCTACGCATAGTCCATGGAGCGAAACAAGCCAAGAAGGAGCCGTCGGGCGGCAAGGCTTTGCCGAGGGGCATCGTGCACGGCACGTCCAACCTCGAGATGGTGTCCATGGTCGGCGACCCTGAGAATCAGCACGGTGGCTCCTCGTCTTCGAAGAGCCTCTTAGCGATCCCGGTAGGCATCAAGAACAAGGCCGCCGTCGACAAGCTCGTCTCCAAGTTCCCGGCGGACAGATTCACCTTGATGGTCTTCCACTACGACGGCGCCGGGGAGGATCAGTGGGATGACCTCGAGTGGTCGCGCCGCGCGGTGCACGTGTCGGCGCGCGGCCAGACCAAGTGGTGGTTCGCCAAGCGGTTCCTGCACCCCGACATTGTCGCCGAGTACGACTACGTCTTCCTGTGGGACGAGGACGTCGAGGTGGACGCCTTCGACCCTGTCCGGTACCTCGACATCGTCAAGAGAGAAGGGCTTGAGGTATCTCAGCCGGCGCTCGACCGCCAGTCCGAGATCCACCACGGCATCACGGCGCGTGCAACAACCAACGGAGGAGGCGACGTGCACCGGAGGTTCTACAAGGCGGCTTCGGCCTTGGGAGGAGGAGGGTGCGACGACAGCAGCACGGGGCCGCCGTGCACGGGgtgggtggagatgatggtgccgGTCTTCTCCCGCGCGGCGTGGCGCTGCAGCTGGGGCATGGTCCAGAACGACCTCGTGCACGCCTGGGGCCTCGACTACAAGCTTGGCTACTGCGCGCAGGGTGACCGGACGCTCAAGGTCGGCGTCGTTGACAGCGAGTACGTCCTACACAGGGGAGTCCCCATGCTCGGCGGCACCGAAGGGAAGGGTGCGGCTTTCCGGGCTGCCGTGAGGAGGAGATCGCATGCTGAGATGCAGATTTTCGATAGGAGATGGAAGGAAGCTGCAGCCAACGACGCGTCCTGGACAGACCCTTACCAGTAG